The proteins below are encoded in one region of Apium graveolens cultivar Ventura chromosome 4, ASM990537v1, whole genome shotgun sequence:
- the LOC141719860 gene encoding uncharacterized protein LOC141719860, giving the protein MVIWALWKNRNDIIWNQKGMESSEVLVSAHLCFNQWKSAQDKTFDNYLGFMTQADGKEHLELPTEGKVKINTDAAIFEESRRFSYAFIARNHRGDLVEAVSSCKQGIVDPVLAEAIGVREALSWVKERGWQVVDLETDCLALIQAIRCSTINLSYLGRVVDECRSLLLLLKERQITLNFVKRSANKVAHFLARQSSSIADRIWYGGNTYPDLSHVMLNDLKF; this is encoded by the coding sequence ATGGTAATATGGGCATTATGGAAAAATCGCAACGATATCATATGGAACCAGAAGGGAATGGAATCTTCAGAGGTGTTAGTATCAGCACATCTTTGTTTTAACCAATGGAAGAGTGCACAAGACAAAACATTCGACAATTATCTTGGGTTCATGACTCAAGCGGATGGAAAGGAGCACTTGGAATTGCCAACCGAAGGTAAGGTTAAAATCAATACTGATGCTGCAATCTTTGAAGAGTCTAGACGGTTCAGTTATGCTTTCATTGCTCGTAATCATCGGGGTGATTTGGTGGAGGCTGTCTCGAGTTGCAAACAAGGCATTGTGGATCCTGTTTTGGCAGAAGCGATTGGGGTTCGTGAGGCCTTGAGTTGGGTGAAAGAGAGGGGATGGCAAGTAGTTGATCTGGAAACGGATTGTTTAGCTTTGATACAAGCAATTCGATGCTCTACAATCAATCTGTCTTACTTGGGTAGAGTGGTTGATGAGTGCAGAAGCTTGTTACTTCTTCTAAAAGAACGTCAAATAACGTTAAATTTTGTAAAACGATCTGCGAACAAGGTCGCTCACTTTTTAGCGAGACAATCTAGTTCTATAGCTGATCGTATTTGGTATGGGGGGAATACCTACCCAGATTTATCTCATGTAATGTTGAACGATTTGAAGTTTTAA
- the LOC141721276 gene encoding protein translation factor SUI1 homolog, with the protein MSELDIQIPNAFDPFAEATAEDSSAGSKEYVHIRIQQRNGRKSLTTVQGLKKEFSYNKILKDLKKEFCCNGTVVQDPELGQVIQLQGDQRKNASTFLIQAGIVKKEHIKIHGF; encoded by the exons ATGTCTGAACTCGATATCCAGATTCCTAATGCTTTTG ACCCCTTTGCTGAGGCCACTGCTGAGGACTCTAGTGCTGGGTCGAAAGAGTACGTGCATATCCGCATACAGCAGCGAAATGGCAGGAAAAGCTTGACCACTGTTCAGGGCTTGAAGAAAGAATTCAGTTACAATAAGATTCTCAAGGACCTTAAGAAGGAGTTTTGCTGTAATGGTACAGTTGTCCAGGATCCTGAGTTAGGCCAG GTTATCCAGCTTCAAGGTGATCAGCGAAAGAACGCGTCCACTTTCCTCATTCAG GCGGGTATCGTGAAGAAGGAACACATCAAAATTCATGGTTTTTAA
- the LOC141721278 gene encoding thiamine thiazole synthase 1, chloroplastic, whose protein sequence is MAATTTTFVSALVSNPKTNTSCFNGIPLANPTGLVSRPNQRKFSVSASAAASPPYDLKAFKFEAIKESIVSREMTRRYMTDMITFADTDVVVVGAGSAGLSCAYELSKNPNVQVAIIEQSVSPGGGAWLGGQLFSSMVVRKPAHHFLDELEIEYDEKDTYVVIKHAALFTSTIMSKLLARPNVKLFNAVAAEDLIVKEGRVAGVVTNWALVSMNHDTQSCMDPNVMEAKVVVSSCGHDGPFGATGVKRLKSIGMISSVPGMKALDMNTAEDAIVGLTREIVPGMIVTGMEVAEIDGAPRMGPTFGAMMISGQKAAHLALKALGQPNVLDGSSVGGSIHPELVLAAASDAAEIVDA, encoded by the exons ATGGCAGCAACAACTACCACCTTTGTGTCTGCACTCGTCTCGAATCCCAAGACAAACACATCTTGTTTTAATGGAATTCCCTTGGCTAATCCAACCGGCTTGGTTTCTAGACCAAACCAACGCAAATTCAGCGTGTCTGCATCGGCTGCGGCGTCTCCGCCGTACGATCTGAAGGCGTTCAAGTTTGAGGCGATTAAGGAATCGATTGTTTCGAGAGAGATGACGAGGAGGTATATGACTGATATGATCACTTTTGCTGATACCGATGTTGTTGTCGTCGGCGCTGGCTCTGCTGGTCTCTCTTGCGCTTATGAGCTCAGTAAAAATCCCAACGTTCAG GTGGCTATTATTGAGCAATCTGTCAGCCCTGGGGGAGGTGCTTGGCTGGGGGGACAGCTCTTCTCATCGATGGTTGTCCGCAAGCCTGCTCATCATTTTCTCGATGAGCTTGAGATCGAGTACGATGAGAAGGACACCTATGTGGTGATCAAGCATGCTGCTTTGTTCACTTCAACTATCATGAGCAAGCTTTTGGCCAGGCCGAATGTTAAGCTCTTCAATGCTGTTGCAGCTGAGGATTTGATTGTCAAGGAAGGAAGAGTTGCTGGTGTGGTGACTAACTGGGCCCTTGTTTCGATGAACCATGACACCCAGTCATGCATGGATCCCAATGTGATGGAGGCTAAAGTGGTGGTCAGCTCTTGTGGACATGATGGACCTTTTGGAGCCACCGGAGTGAAGAGGCTGAAGAGTATTGGGATGATCAGCAGTGTGCCAGGGATGAAAGCTCTTGACATGAACACAGCTGAGGATGCAATTGTTGGGTTGACCAGGGAGATTGTCCCCGGAATGATCGTTACTGGAATGGAGGTTGCGGAAATTGACGGTGCCCCAAGAATG GGACCAACATTTGGAGCGATGATGATATCTGGGCAGAAGGCAGCCCACTTGGCACTGAAGGCACTTGGACAACCCAACGTCCTGGATGGCTCTTCCGTTGGCGGTAGCATCCACCCCGAGCTGGTCCTCGCTGCAGCCAGTGATGCTGCTGAGATTGTTGATGCCTGA